A stretch of Myroides oncorhynchi DNA encodes these proteins:
- a CDS encoding type IX secretion system membrane protein PorP/SprF — MNIQQNIKKIGISLIALGCFSQMQAQQDPQYTQYMYNTNMVNPAYAGSRGTLNVFGMYRTQWVGLDGAPKTANVSVSTPLGESGLGLGVNFTNDRLGAMDENNISVDLSYAIDLNADYKLAFGLKGTANLLNVDYTKLNIHNPSDPHSQENINNKFSPNIGAGVYLYSDKAYVGLSVPNFLTQNRYDDNERNTDLTVMRQKAHFYLMGGYVFDVSENVLFKPAALVKAVSGAPLQVDLTANVLLYDKFTLGAAYRWDAAVSALAGFQINDNMFIGYAYDFDTTKLHNYNSGSHEIFMRFELFNRRSTINAPRFF; from the coding sequence ATGAATATTCAACAAAATATCAAGAAAATCGGAATCAGCCTAATCGCCTTAGGCTGCTTCTCACAAATGCAAGCGCAACAAGACCCGCAATACACCCAGTATATGTATAACACCAATATGGTTAACCCAGCTTATGCAGGAAGCAGAGGAACGTTAAACGTATTTGGGATGTACCGCACACAGTGGGTAGGATTAGATGGAGCCCCTAAGACAGCGAATGTATCTGTATCTACACCATTAGGTGAGAGCGGACTAGGGTTAGGTGTAAACTTTACCAATGATCGTTTAGGAGCGATGGATGAGAATAATATCTCAGTAGATTTATCGTATGCAATTGATTTGAACGCAGATTATAAATTAGCTTTTGGATTAAAAGGGACAGCTAATTTACTGAACGTGGATTATACAAAATTAAACATCCACAATCCATCCGATCCACACTCACAGGAGAATATCAACAATAAGTTTAGTCCAAATATCGGAGCAGGAGTTTACTTATATTCAGACAAAGCGTATGTGGGGTTATCAGTACCTAACTTCTTAACACAGAATAGATACGATGATAACGAGCGCAATACAGATCTAACAGTGATGCGTCAAAAAGCACACTTCTACCTAATGGGGGGGTATGTATTTGATGTTAGTGAGAATGTATTGTTTAAACCAGCAGCATTAGTAAAAGCAGTAAGTGGAGCACCCTTACAAGTGGACTTGACAGCTAATGTATTGTTGTATGATAAATTTACATTAGGGGCAGCTTATCGTTGGGATGCAGCAGTCAGTGCACTGGCAGGCTTCCAAATAAACGACAATATGTTTATTGGATATGCTTACGATTTTGATACTACTAAATTGCACAACTACAACTCAGGATCACATGAGATCTTTATGAGATTTGAGTTATTTAACCGTCGTAGTACGATTAATGCGCCTCGATTCTTCTAG
- a CDS encoding FecR family protein has protein sequence MDENFQEDKYIKRCLMYLNKELTLEQRTDFEIDLLIDDQLQIVYQRYRTLWRVYPMNTQLIDQYTSKAIKIHKKKRSLSYTILGWACGLLLLISLNIVFWSSFKSTEDSHIYEYTNIKGHRSTVFLTDGSKVILNGDSKIKYRLENTVRKVYLQGEAFFEVVHMSDKKFIVEHNNLQVEVLGTKFSVNTQNTIKEVLLLSGSVLARFNNNEQLYLKPNEKLLYNSSTGEVAREKRDASIELQWRNNILVFKNEPLQDALLRIQQFYGCKFSVKNTALLKARITGTFEQQTISEFVKSLSFVTNCNISLEGSVYIIN, from the coding sequence ATGGATGAAAATTTCCAAGAGGACAAATATATAAAGCGTTGTTTGATGTATTTAAATAAGGAATTAACATTAGAACAGCGAACTGATTTTGAGATTGACTTACTCATAGATGATCAGTTACAGATAGTATATCAGAGATATCGCACGCTGTGGAGAGTTTATCCTATGAATACACAATTAATAGATCAATATACTAGTAAAGCAATAAAGATTCACAAGAAGAAAAGGTCATTGAGTTATACGATATTGGGATGGGCATGTGGACTATTATTACTGATTAGTTTAAATATTGTCTTTTGGTCCTCTTTTAAATCTACTGAAGATTCTCATATCTATGAATACACCAATATCAAAGGACATCGTTCTACTGTTTTTCTAACAGATGGTTCTAAAGTTATATTAAATGGTGATTCTAAAATCAAATACAGATTAGAAAATACCGTTCGGAAAGTTTATTTGCAAGGTGAGGCGTTTTTTGAGGTTGTACATATGTCAGATAAAAAGTTCATAGTAGAACACAACAATCTACAAGTAGAAGTGTTAGGGACTAAGTTTAGTGTCAATACTCAGAATACTATAAAGGAAGTATTGTTATTATCAGGTAGTGTTCTTGCTAGGTTTAATAACAATGAGCAGTTATATCTAAAACCAAATGAGAAACTACTCTATAATAGTTCCACAGGAGAAGTGGCTAGAGAGAAGCGAGATGCAAGTATAGAACTGCAATGGAGAAACAACATTTTAGTATTTAAAAATGAACCTCTACAAGATGCTCTTTTAAGAATCCAACAATTTTACGGATGTAAGTTTAGTGTGAAAAACACTGCATTGCTAAAGGCTAGAATTACAGGAACATTTGAACAGCAAACAATAAGTGAATTTGTGAAGTCATTGTCCTTTGTCACAAATTGCAATATTTCATTAGAAGGTTCTGTATATATAATTAATTGA
- a CDS encoding TonB-dependent receptor domain-containing protein — MKKKYLIALVCYANLVSLHGYSSVSERHDVNSTSKVKSSKIKFTSLNLSLEEIFAKIEKSSSLRFVYILENVPLNKKIQVLESYDSIDDLLNDLQSKTTLDFQINNNQVLVKPVSSQEKTSQIIELKGVVVDDLQMPLMGVDIRDSNNEFITTTNDNGEFSITITHTPVVMSFSYLGYKTKEQTYSKNNKNILIKLDQQDQMLNEIVVTGQGADVQRKRLSNNVTVLKASELDKVPAQRIDQLLSAKLPNAQINLTGGQAGATSLIRSRGVNSAFLSSTPIIYIDGVRLDNNNTRTTIGGSSQGSSMSSIGDIPMDNIEKIEFINGGAATTLYGSDAANGVIQIFTKKKGMPGTNVNVTAELGAETPTTDFLYFDRTKNILFQNGLYQKYRLNLNGESDSGFGYNFSTSYQNSTGVQLHNQNQNQKLDLSSGFHAKLSDKVVYESSFSYLHNKYNRNRNGNQGGYTGLWFAESGASKITGPGFNNRLDELNDAEFAKMKTFVDNAERLQDNGIKINRFTTSQQFKYNPLENLSFKLVGGLDYRIQDQENIETNEYLSATKGQLIKDQGSIQKIQRKYMGLTLEFNGQYSANIKDFSFITTAGGQLFRNSDNQTLVEGRNIRDGAHSISEAAIRTSDEYIAEVLNYGFYVQENIGYKDKLFLDLGVRGDRNPSFGKNIGVQYYPKVGGSYMLSQEKWFENKVVNSLRLRSSYGVAGNLPPAYANEKTVAFDGFLGEQASSFAQPGNEDLKPEKTHTWDIGMDMTFFNNRLNLTVGYYYSKTKDALFYVPPTPSSGYTKSQLYNIGEIENKGFEMNFSLTAIDLHDWTLTLTGSLNTLKNKVLSTGGAPAFNINGFSSRTLQTVVEQGRPVGFIRGNYGVMAEDGTLKETTPQSYLGTTIPDLFGNLGFNLRYNNWSMFADANYQTGGYAANWDAQFRYFYGASDAHVPMAEIEKNGRNNWLNITNLFVEKTDYLKVRNIGISYYYRPTNKSFYNSMTFSFNVVNPFSFTSSSFDPEATISGSAQGQGGASTGGIVYATYSAPRQFLGSIKINF, encoded by the coding sequence ATGAAAAAAAAGTATTTAATTGCACTGGTTTGCTATGCTAACTTAGTTAGTCTTCATGGATATAGCTCAGTGTCTGAAAGGCATGATGTAAATAGTACATCAAAAGTTAAAAGTAGTAAGATTAAGTTCACCAGTTTGAATCTTTCATTAGAAGAAATATTCGCTAAAATAGAAAAATCTTCTTCGTTGAGATTTGTCTATATCTTAGAGAATGTACCTTTAAATAAAAAGATTCAGGTACTAGAGAGTTATGATTCTATTGATGATTTGTTAAATGATTTGCAGTCTAAGACTACTCTTGACTTTCAGATTAATAATAATCAAGTGCTAGTTAAACCAGTTTCTTCTCAAGAAAAAACAAGCCAGATTATTGAGTTAAAAGGGGTAGTTGTTGATGATTTACAAATGCCTTTAATGGGAGTAGATATTAGGGATTCTAATAATGAATTTATCACAACAACTAATGATAATGGGGAGTTTTCGATAACAATTACACATACACCTGTGGTAATGTCATTTTCCTATTTAGGGTATAAAACCAAAGAGCAAACTTATTCTAAGAATAATAAGAATATCTTAATAAAGCTAGATCAACAGGATCAAATGTTAAATGAGATTGTTGTTACTGGACAGGGAGCAGATGTACAAAGAAAAAGACTGTCTAATAACGTTACAGTACTTAAAGCTAGTGAATTAGACAAAGTTCCAGCCCAGCGTATAGATCAGTTATTATCAGCCAAGTTACCCAATGCTCAAATTAACTTAACAGGTGGACAGGCCGGAGCCACTTCTTTAATACGTTCAAGAGGTGTAAACTCTGCATTTTTAAGCAGTACACCTATAATCTATATTGATGGAGTACGTTTGGACAATAACAATACACGTACAACAATAGGAGGTAGCTCTCAAGGATCATCTATGAGTTCTATTGGTGATATACCAATGGATAATATTGAGAAGATTGAGTTTATCAATGGTGGTGCAGCTACTACTTTATACGGATCAGATGCTGCTAACGGTGTAATTCAAATTTTTACAAAGAAAAAAGGAATGCCTGGAACAAATGTGAATGTTACAGCTGAGTTAGGAGCAGAAACTCCTACAACTGATTTTTTGTATTTTGATAGAACTAAAAATATTTTGTTTCAAAACGGATTGTATCAAAAGTACAGACTTAATTTAAATGGAGAGTCTGACAGTGGCTTTGGATATAATTTTTCTACTAGCTATCAGAATTCAACAGGAGTTCAATTACACAATCAGAATCAAAACCAAAAGCTCGATTTAAGCTCAGGATTTCACGCTAAATTATCAGACAAGGTAGTTTATGAAAGTTCATTCTCTTATTTACACAATAAATACAATCGAAATAGAAATGGAAACCAAGGAGGCTATACTGGACTTTGGTTTGCAGAATCTGGAGCATCTAAAATTACTGGACCAGGATTTAATAATCGTTTAGATGAGCTTAATGATGCTGAGTTTGCGAAGATGAAAACTTTTGTAGACAATGCAGAACGTTTACAAGATAATGGAATCAAAATTAATCGCTTTACAACATCACAGCAGTTTAAGTACAATCCTTTAGAGAATTTATCTTTTAAATTGGTAGGAGGATTAGATTATAGAATCCAAGATCAGGAAAATATAGAAACCAATGAATATCTTTCAGCTACCAAAGGACAATTGATCAAAGATCAAGGAAGTATTCAAAAAATCCAACGTAAATATATGGGATTAACGTTAGAATTCAACGGTCAGTATAGTGCTAATATTAAGGATTTCTCTTTTATAACTACAGCTGGAGGGCAATTGTTTAGAAACTCAGATAATCAGACTTTAGTAGAAGGACGTAACATAAGAGATGGAGCACATTCAATTTCAGAGGCAGCAATAAGAACTAGTGATGAATATATAGCAGAGGTCTTAAACTATGGTTTTTATGTTCAGGAAAATATTGGATATAAGGATAAGTTGTTTTTAGATTTAGGTGTACGTGGTGACAGAAATCCATCATTTGGTAAGAATATTGGTGTACAATATTATCCAAAGGTAGGTGGGTCTTATATGTTATCTCAAGAAAAGTGGTTTGAAAATAAAGTAGTTAATTCTTTAAGATTAAGATCTAGTTATGGTGTAGCAGGTAATTTACCACCAGCTTATGCCAATGAAAAAACGGTAGCTTTTGATGGCTTTTTAGGGGAACAAGCATCTTCTTTTGCTCAACCAGGTAATGAGGACTTAAAACCAGAAAAAACCCATACATGGGATATAGGTATGGATATGACTTTTTTTAATAATAGATTAAACTTAACTGTTGGTTATTATTACTCTAAAACTAAAGATGCTTTGTTTTATGTACCACCAACTCCATCTAGTGGGTATACTAAGAGTCAATTATATAATATAGGCGAAATAGAGAATAAAGGGTTTGAGATGAACTTCTCTTTAACGGCTATTGATCTACACGATTGGACTCTTACACTAACAGGTTCATTAAATACACTTAAAAACAAGGTGTTAAGTACAGGGGGAGCGCCAGCATTTAATATTAATGGTTTTAGCTCTAGAACATTACAGACTGTTGTAGAACAGGGCAGACCTGTAGGTTTTATACGTGGGAATTATGGTGTGATGGCAGAAGATGGAACTCTTAAAGAGACAACGCCTCAATCTTATTTAGGAACTACTATTCCAGACTTATTTGGGAATCTAGGTTTTAACCTAAGATATAACAATTGGAGCATGTTTGCCGACGCTAATTACCAAACAGGAGGGTATGCTGCAAATTGGGACGCACAATTTAGATATTTCTATGGAGCATCTGATGCCCACGTACCTATGGCAGAGATAGAGAAAAATGGGAGAAACAACTGGCT
- a CDS encoding OmpA family protein yields MRKELLKISLFGMLLLAGVNTQAQKVAEKKADKEYQTQAYVDAIKIYERIANKGYTNADMLKKLADAYYFNGKLPEANKWYEQLFDGEYGDKGKEAISSEYYYRYAQTLKSLENYDKSDQMMQEFSRLESTDSRAQLFEQDKDYLQKIEDKKDLYDIQALGINTTFSDYGATILGNKLVFTSARNQDVNKSIHEWTNESFTALYSSDINTDGTFSEPVQLAKEISSKVNDATAVFTKDGNTMYFTRNNSSEKGKRRNNKDKSSLLKIYKATKNQDGLWGQVLELPFNSDYFNTAHPSLTPDNKWLYFSSDRKGTLGQSDIFRVAIYPTGEYGSVENIGSKVNTSGRETFPFISADNFLFFASDGHPGLGGLDMFVAKINVDGSIGQVANMGTPINSPFDDFSVYIDSKSHKGFVSSNRPGASGGDDIYFFKEKPCKQALEGIVYDKNTKEPLANTRVVISDALYQKSDTIMTDAKGYYLSEYLDCGGKYRIKAEKQDYNTVEVVFVVERQQGIKRVDIGLEKTLEPIQKDDDLFKKLKLNPIYFDFDKSNIRPDAAAELIKVVEVLKEYPTMKIDVRSHTDSRGNDAYNLKLSDRRAKSTIEWMVTQGIHRNRLTGDGYGETRLLNKCSNSVPCTIEEHQLNRRSEFIITEL; encoded by the coding sequence ATGAGAAAAGAGCTATTGAAAATAAGCTTATTTGGTATGTTACTTTTAGCGGGAGTGAATACTCAGGCTCAGAAAGTAGCAGAGAAGAAAGCGGATAAAGAATATCAAACCCAGGCGTATGTCGATGCAATCAAGATTTATGAGCGCATCGCTAACAAAGGGTACACAAACGCAGATATGCTAAAGAAATTAGCAGATGCGTATTACTTTAATGGAAAGTTACCAGAGGCCAATAAGTGGTATGAACAGTTGTTTGATGGAGAGTACGGCGATAAAGGTAAAGAGGCTATCTCATCAGAATATTACTATCGCTACGCTCAGACGCTAAAATCTCTAGAGAACTACGATAAGTCAGATCAGATGATGCAGGAGTTCTCTAGATTAGAAAGTACAGATTCTCGTGCTCAGTTATTTGAACAAGACAAAGATTACTTGCAAAAGATAGAAGATAAGAAGGATCTGTATGATATACAAGCTTTGGGTATTAACACAACGTTTTCGGATTATGGAGCAACTATTTTAGGTAATAAACTCGTGTTTACTTCTGCAAGAAATCAAGATGTAAATAAGTCTATACACGAGTGGACTAATGAGAGCTTTACTGCTCTTTATAGTTCGGATATAAATACCGATGGGACCTTCTCAGAACCAGTACAACTTGCTAAAGAGATAAGCTCTAAAGTTAATGATGCAACAGCCGTATTTACTAAGGATGGCAATACGATGTATTTTACACGTAATAATTCAAGTGAAAAAGGGAAAAGAAGAAACAATAAAGACAAATCATCTTTATTAAAAATATATAAGGCCACTAAGAACCAGGATGGCTTGTGGGGACAAGTGTTAGAGCTTCCGTTTAACTCGGATTATTTTAATACAGCCCATCCTAGTTTGACACCTGATAATAAGTGGCTTTATTTTTCTTCAGATAGAAAAGGAACACTTGGACAGTCAGATATCTTTAGAGTAGCTATTTATCCAACGGGAGAGTACGGAAGTGTTGAGAATATTGGAAGTAAAGTTAATACATCAGGACGTGAAACATTTCCATTTATCTCAGCGGATAACTTCTTGTTCTTCGCCTCAGATGGACATCCAGGACTTGGAGGATTAGATATGTTTGTGGCTAAAATTAATGTAGATGGATCTATAGGACAAGTAGCCAATATGGGAACCCCTATTAATAGTCCATTTGATGATTTTAGTGTTTATATAGATAGTAAATCTCATAAGGGATTTGTGAGTTCAAATAGACCAGGGGCAAGTGGAGGAGATGATATCTATTTCTTTAAAGAAAAACCGTGTAAACAAGCTCTTGAAGGTATAGTGTATGATAAGAATACAAAAGAGCCACTTGCTAATACAAGGGTGGTAATATCTGACGCATTATATCAAAAATCGGACACGATTATGACTGATGCAAAAGGATACTACTTATCAGAGTACTTAGACTGTGGAGGGAAATACCGCATCAAGGCAGAGAAACAAGATTATAATACTGTAGAAGTGGTATTTGTGGTAGAACGTCAACAAGGAATAAAACGAGTTGATATAGGGCTTGAGAAAACATTAGAACCTATCCAGAAGGATGATGATTTGTTTAAGAAGTTAAAACTTAATCCTATTTACTTTGATTTTGACAAGTCTAATATACGACCTGATGCAGCGGCAGAGTTAATCAAAGTAGTAGAGGTATTAAAAGAATACCCAACAATGAAGATAGATGTGCGTTCACATACAGATAGTAGAGGAAATGATGCGTACAACCTTAAGCTTTCAGATCGCAGAGCTAAATCCACAATAGAGTGGATGGTTACTCAAGGAATTCACAGAAACAGATTAACAGGTGATGGTTATGGAGAGACTAGGCTTTTAAACAAGTGTAGCAACTCAGTACCATGTACAATTGAGGAACATCAGTTAAATAGACGAAGCGAGTTTATTATTACAGAACTATAG
- a CDS encoding gliding motility-associated C-terminal domain-containing protein: MQSRKLYKSVALLGLALPATVVAQQAKKDQVMVNQGKISVAEGGVMSTIYDFDNTKEGYVKNDGTVYYYSNFNNDNLYEHSANSKSSKAVFTPFEQATGAQAITGSQPSNFFDVVLDNPTKDMAFDLKNEANVRGSVDFKDGIIKVDSLVGMLTFHQGAKALKPTDRSHAEGYVEKIGKEEFQYPKGDKGLYRYARITAPENVKDAYQGKYNLDDKNFFKARATKSGVINLLDTREYWTIDKGNDNSQGDIMLTLSWDERTTPKELLANPEKELHIVRWDAKQQLWVDEGGVVDLDKKEITTPTSVRGYGFFTLATVNTDLILDGDIVIYNLVTPDGDGKNDYFIIDNITKFPNNTVEVYNRWGVKVYNTSNYDSAGNVFRGYSDGRVTINKNEKLPSGTYYYIVNYEYKDAKGSRMIKKSGYLQLESNK, encoded by the coding sequence ATGCAATCAAGAAAATTATATAAATCAGTTGCCTTATTGGGTCTAGCGTTGCCAGCTACAGTAGTAGCTCAGCAAGCTAAGAAAGATCAAGTAATGGTAAACCAAGGAAAGATTTCGGTAGCAGAAGGTGGAGTAATGTCAACAATCTATGATTTTGATAATACGAAAGAAGGTTATGTGAAGAATGATGGAACGGTTTATTACTACAGTAACTTCAACAATGATAATTTATACGAGCACAGCGCCAATAGTAAAAGTTCAAAAGCGGTATTTACGCCATTTGAACAAGCAACAGGTGCGCAAGCTATCACAGGAAGTCAACCATCAAACTTCTTTGATGTTGTTTTAGACAACCCAACAAAGGACATGGCTTTTGATCTAAAGAACGAAGCAAATGTACGTGGAAGTGTAGACTTTAAAGACGGAATTATCAAGGTAGATTCTTTAGTAGGTATGCTTACTTTTCACCAAGGAGCTAAAGCATTAAAGCCAACAGATAGAAGTCACGCAGAGGGCTATGTAGAGAAGATCGGAAAAGAAGAGTTTCAATATCCTAAGGGAGACAAAGGGCTTTATCGCTATGCTAGAATCACTGCCCCTGAAAATGTAAAAGATGCTTACCAAGGGAAGTATAACCTAGATGATAAGAACTTCTTTAAGGCGCGTGCTACTAAGTCAGGTGTGATTAATCTACTGGATACTCGTGAGTATTGGACCATTGATAAAGGTAATGACAATAGTCAAGGAGATATTATGCTAACGTTAAGTTGGGATGAGCGTACTACCCCTAAAGAGCTTTTAGCTAATCCCGAGAAAGAGTTACACATTGTACGTTGGGATGCCAAACAACAACTATGGGTAGACGAAGGTGGAGTAGTCGATTTAGATAAAAAAGAGATTACAACTCCTACTAGTGTAAGAGGTTATGGGTTTTTTACGCTAGCGACAGTTAACACGGATCTAATCTTAGATGGAGACATTGTTATTTACAACCTTGTAACCCCTGATGGAGATGGTAAGAATGATTACTTTATCATTGACAACATTACTAAGTTTCCAAATAACACAGTGGAAGTTTATAACCGCTGGGGAGTTAAGGTTTATAATACAAGTAATTATGACAGTGCAGGAAATGTATTTAGAGGGTATTCGGATGGTCGTGTGACAATCAATAAGAACGAAAAACTACCAAGTGGAACGTATTATTACATTGTGAACTACGAGTATAAAGATGCCAAAGGTTCACGCATGATTAAAAAATCAGGTTATCTACAATTAGAAAGCAATAAGTAA
- a CDS encoding sigma-70 family RNA polymerase sigma factor, with the protein MNDSIDIKVYKEKGEDIQLFEQIALGSKRALEHFYVKYYKYLSRFAASYESDSYLVEEKISDVFLYLWENRETLLEINSPKVYVFTMLKNMLFQHKKKLKTKAISFDYAVFQDKYYSENIEEQIILNEQEHQLQKDLLLIINKIPAGSRRIFEMNRVDGLRYRQIAEILNISVRTVENHMSIALRTINKILIQRK; encoded by the coding sequence ATGAATGATTCAATAGATATAAAAGTATATAAAGAGAAGGGTGAAGATATTCAACTTTTCGAACAAATAGCCTTAGGGAGTAAGAGAGCTCTAGAACATTTTTATGTTAAATATTATAAGTACTTATCAAGGTTTGCGGCAAGTTATGAATCAGATTCTTATTTAGTAGAAGAGAAAATTTCAGATGTTTTTTTATATCTATGGGAAAATAGAGAGACTTTATTAGAGATTAATTCTCCCAAAGTATATGTATTTACGATGCTTAAAAACATGTTATTTCAGCATAAAAAGAAACTTAAAACAAAAGCGATAAGCTTTGATTATGCTGTTTTTCAAGACAAGTATTATTCAGAGAATATAGAAGAGCAAATTATTTTGAACGAGCAAGAGCACCAACTTCAAAAAGACTTATTGCTAATCATTAATAAAATACCAGCAGGCTCTCGTCGAATATTTGAAATGAATAGAGTAGATGGATTAAGATATAGACAAATTGCTGAAATATTAAATATATCAGTTAGGACAGTCGAGAATCATATGTCTATAGCCCTACGCACTATAAATAAGATACTTATTCAAAGAAAATAG